GATAAAATTTATGAGATGAGATATAAATACACATAACATAAATACCACAATCGCCAAAACACAGTAACAGTACGTCAGTACCTATAAATTCCATCACCAGAACATGGAGTCTCAAAAGTATTGGAACTGGACACCGTATTCCTGCTGCTTTTAGCCTTCAGGTTTAGGCAGAAGTGAAATCACATCAGAGAAAACTGAGTTTTTAGTATCTTTCACTCTTCAATTGCATAGAGTATTACTGAAGCACCTACATGAACGTTTTAAGGGATTCTGTGCCGATTGAAGTGCAGAACAGATCCCAATTTGTTCTTCATTTTAACATAAAGGAGCAATGGAGGATTCAGAAGTTTACCTCATGAGATTCCTCATTTCTTTCTCAGCCCATGTTTTAACCATTTTTCGAGGGTTGTGCTTGCAGTATCCATGTCTGAATCTGTAGTCACCTTGTACATAGCGATCCCTATCCCTGTTGGTTGCAAGAGGAGATAAGATATACGCCATTATTGGTGAACTAATCACCTTCATGCAATAGTTAGAAGGCAAGCAAGACGGAGGAAACATAAGAACATATTAAGATTTTTCGAGGGAAAATACTTAAACAGAAATATATGGGTTAGTAGTGAGACCATCTCCCACTGACCAACATCCGCGAGAAGGAAACGAGAAAGTTATTCATAGTTCATAccacaaatataaaaatagttgATGAGTTCATTTGATCATTTTCCCTTTTCTTATTCAATCTAAAAGTTCAAGTACATTATCATTCGATAACAAGTTTTACATCAAGGGGCATGGGAAAAGTCAATGGAGATGAACTAAAATGGTCACATACTTAAATACAAGAACTGATGTTTTGTAAACCTTGATAGCAAGCTCCTGACCATCGGATTTTGTAGCATGATATACATTGGCCTGTTGGAGCAGAGAATAAACAATATGAGAGTATGAGACTCAAATTTCAACTTGCACTTTCACTAAGGAGAGAGATAAAATGTTCAACCAGAGAGGAGTGTTTCACTTACTTCTTTTCCAGTTGAAATGCAGCCATTTATGTCATTAAAGATACCCTTGTTAAGCATCTTGAATAAAACCATACGTGTTCTAGGGTCAATTGCCTGAAAGGAAGAAGAGATTTCTAAGCATAACAGTATAGTTCAACCAACAATCAGCacccaaaaaaaaggaaattattaGTCAATAAACAAGGGAGCAGACCTAAGAAATGCACGAAGAAAGATCTGAAAACTGCACATTCAATGTTTTTCCTAGCAAACAACATATACCTGCTCAACCGTTGCACGATCTGCTTTCTCGGTTGTCTTTGTCTTACCAATAGCCATATCGCGAACACTGCCACGAATTGCAGTGGTAACAGAGTTTGACATCCCAACATCAAACCTTCCTTCCCACTCCTGCACATCATCACAACCAATGAGCACAATATCAAACTTAAAAGTAGACAAGCAACCACCAAAATACCCGGTAAAAAATCAATCCATAACAGTTTCTAAACAGCATGAAGGTAATCCCATCtaaacaacacacacacacaatgaCTCAAATATCAGAAAACCAgcaaaacataaacacaaaTTGCAATCCAAAAATACAGAACCTGGATAATTATCAATCACGGAACACTCAATATCAGAAAATCagcaaaacacaaacacaaaatcaaCAGAAACGCAAAATAAAAAAGCAATCTTTATCCCAATTCCGGACAATACACCTCCAAAGGCGAAGCCCTGATGTGATTGGCAACTTTCTGCGACTTATTCGAGATGGGCTGAAGAGAAGAGCTGTTGGGACGCGAGTGGAGCCCGCCGTGAGCGTTGGGGCGGCGCGTGTGCAGCGGCGTGAAGGATCCATCGAGTAATCCGCCATCTGCATCTTCTCTGGAGTCCAGAAAGTCCAACGCCTCCGCTATTTCGGAGTCTGATGATAGGTAAAACTCGTCGTCGTCTTCCTCTCCCTCCCACTCCTCTTCTCTCTCCGCATCATCCcattttgtctttttttcttctccCTCTTCATTCACAGTAGAAAATTCACAGCTTGCTTCGCTATCCTCTTTAGCAATTTCATGTTCCTCTTCCTTTCTCAACATCTCTCCGCCACCAAGTATTTCTTCGTTTTTCGGTCTGACTCTGAATTCCATGGGTTTAGGGTTCTAAAGCAAAATTTGAGTTAATTGccaaaatttttaatattagcCTATCGTAATctataaaatacttttaaatttttatcaaatctgtttagagcatctccaataggttaggacgtcaaatagccctcaaatagccttcacactgccacatcatcagcactacaattctcctgccacatcagcttgccacatcaactggacatcaaatagccctcacatagccttcacactacctatccacatcactaataacaattatataatttaatttacacttgtatcaacatacggaatttaatttacgagacaaatacggaaaattcgaataataatattaaaattcgaatgaaaatgaggttcaacgcgcgtatatatagtgttttcgaaaaacaaaaaaaaatttaaatccgacgccggtttggcgccgatccgggacgcacaatggcgcccgtgaggatcggcgtcagaaccggcgtcagcgcgggaatcggcatggcgacgtcgattttgacgccgatttcgcccacgccggttccaatggttcggcgtcaaaccggcgtgggcgaaaaatcggcgtcgcggtggtgacgccggttattggagatgctcttatatcaAATTAGATTTGATATGACGTTGGTAGCAGATTTTTGTTTGGTTCTTTGAAAAACGAAATAGTTAATTGACTTAATTCGTACATATATCCGGCATGtcataaaatttaatttggtgaaattttAACACTAAAAACATgaagagtgaactacaataCCCTAACTTTTCGGTTTGTGACACTGCAGgtccataacaaaaaaaatatcgtcagatGATTCTAACGTTAAACATAATCACAAATCATGCTTATTTAGCCacttttcggacgaaaatgctCACATAgcttgaagggcatttttggcaATCCTTAAATTCGCTGACATATGAATTCTGTCACATTTATGTCAGCAACTTCTTATGTGATATCTCAGTAAGTTCTGATACTTCATATGTGATTAAAGTTTTGTCAatatttatacacaaaaaataattcTTATATTCCTCTATTTCTAGTTAGTGGTAACAATATACTAGGTATGTCATATAGGAAATTAATtgagaaacaacaaaaatatggaaaagtggagttatttatgaaataaaatctgaatcaataatacacataataaaaaatatttcatatttaattaaaagatacagtattattttcttcaaacactgacatttaaaaaaattcattataTATCATCGAACTAATTTGTTAATGTAAGCCTAACTTTAAGacgattttatatttattaatattttattaagaatTATAATTTAGCTCAAACTGATTTTTTTAACATCATATGAATATTCAatctttatatataaatttgcatagtttcttgtcatttatgataaaattgaaacatgagtaatattttgaaaatattcaagCATGTGACATTAGCTATTTAATCCttgtagattttttttattaataatagtatttgaaattaagataatgtaaatttataaattaatactgcaaaattaggatactatcataataaataaaagggTTTTTGGCTTTAAAAATCAAAAACTTTCACcaaattccggtttttcccacgaactatgAGATTGGTTTTTAAAACCATGAACTTTCACATCGTATGCCATTTCCCAACCCGACCCGAATAACACATTTCCGGTGCAGAAGTTGTCCAACGTGGACAGCCGCAGAAATGACATGGATGCCGGAAATATGACCCTTTAAACGACGTTGTTTTACCCTCAATCAGGAATTAAAACACTTGAATTATGAAAATCGATCAAAATTCATCAAAATCTCCTAAACCCTAAACGAAGTCGTCAGATTTTGTTCATCTTCATTACGTCTTCGTGCGAATTCAATCAGATTTTGGTCATCTTCATTTCGAATTCATTAGTTCCTCACGTGGGCGAATCAATTTTGGGTGTTAGGGTTCCATCTTCATAATCGTCCGCACAAATCGTTCTCAAATTTCAAACTTCATTGATTCTCTTGCGTGCAGGTTGAATTTGAAATGTCGAGTTCTTCACAAACCTCAAACTTCAACCACTTTTGGCCTGAAGGTGACTTTGTAATCTGTAACCATGGAGTTCGGGCTGAGATTGGGACGTCGAGGACTGATAATAATCCGGGAAGACGATTTTATCGTTGTCCATCTTGGAAGGTATTTTGTACTCGTCCATTTAACTGTTTATAAGCAGCATGGAGTGAAAAGGACCGCACCTGTGAGACATTGCCGACAATCGGGACCACACCAGTAAAAGAACCCGACCAACTTCCACCTTCTTCGATAAATCCACGTTTAGCGCGGAAATCCACTACATGTGCGCACACCTTCCTCGCGAATCGAAGAATCGAAGTTTTGGCGGACTGGAAATCCCCAAATAtgcgagagataaagaagaagaATGAGTGAAACAAAAGCCCTAACTTTACGACTATTAAAACTTTTTTGTTTAAgtcttttttgtttaatttatttacttaattgaattaaattatcttctgtaatatttatttgtttaagtTAGTATTTTGCCAAATAGGATCCAAGTAGGATTAAATTGACACATAGACAAACCGGGTTTAGCCGTTGACCCGTCGGGGGAAATGGCATACGATGTGAAAGTTCGTGGTTTTAAAAACCAATCTcatagttcgtgggaaaaaccggaatttgGTGAAAGTTTTTGGTTTTTAAAGCCAAAAACCCTAAATAAAATCTAAATCAgggtaaaaaacaaataaaaattagtggAAATAGAAAACATCGAAAAATACCTGAAAGTGAGTTTTATAAGGAAGAAAgggtctcattttattattttcatattagttaatgcagataatgataaatatgtgtattataaaaaaatagaaagtgtaaataatgacaaaattttaattacgtatgaAGTAATAGAatttattagaaaattacataagaAGTTATTAACAAAAATGTGGCAGAAATCACATGTCAACAATATAATGGAGTGACAAAAATGTCCTTTTAAGGCCTAAGGGTATTTTGGTCCGAACAAATATGattcgtgattatatttaacATTAGGGTCATTTGgtgctattttttttttgttagggaccTACAGTGTCACAAATCGAAAAGTTATGGACTTTTGATGTAGTTCACTCAAAATTGAAAGATTATAACGTTGATGATTTTAAAAAGTTGAGATAGTATTTTCTCCGCAATAGGAATTATTGGATAAAATTAATGATAAACAACTAGTTACTTATCACAATCTATAATCTATCTATAATTAATGATAAACAACTAATTACTTATCACAATCTATAATCTATCCATAgtaataaatactcccttcgtctcataaaaaaataatggaatacgggtcctacttttataaattactccctctgtctcctattaattgtccactttggttCCGGCATTGGTTTTAATATatgtaaaggaaagtgagttgaaaaagttagtggaatatgagttacacttttatgtattagttttataataaaatatgaataaaatgaaTTAGTCGAATACAGGGCGGCTGGCTCACTTACCAattatggtaaaaagtgaaagtgggCAATTAATGAGGGACGGacgaaatggcaaaatggaCAATTAATGTGGGACGGCGgggaaaaaaagttagtggaatgtgaggtttattaccatttatgaaatatttcaaCCGAGACTCCTAGAGTGGGACACCCGAAATGGTAaactgagactcctaaagtggaaTCGAATGGAGcagtattaattattttttttaagaaagaACTCAAAATTggttatattaataattaaagacTAAGTAAAACTCGAATACTAATACAGATATAGTATCAATAATCTCTATGAATTAATTGAAGACCTAAAATCTGgtgatcatttttatttttccatagtttttttggtaattaaatacataaacagcTTTTTATTAGAAGTTTTAATCTCAGTTTAATTATaggtcatgtttggttggcgggaaagtaaagttgacaagTAAAATGATTCctggaaaatgaatcccggtaATATGATTTCCAATAACTTTACTTCCATgtgtttgaaaaatatcaagatttttaaattttatatttgatttaaacaccaaactaaaaatatacttactattattttatttataaagaagaataataataaaattttcaataaattattaattacaaatgataataattactCCAATTATAATTATATGGATCATCCATcacaatatattattatatggaTCATCcatcatatatataataatttattattatatattactatatttattattaggatggataatttaaatatgGATCATCcatcacaatatataataatccaattataattatagttacatggagtattataataataataaatattattattattattactactactactactacgatggataatttattatattatatttattattattattattattattattgtatttacggatattataattaaataaattttataatttaaaatttactacgattttattgattaattattaatttataaaatagtaattagtattatataatttatattatataattatattttaattatttaataaattattaattattattatgataataacaattatatatagATATTATGATAACATAGTTATAATtgtgataattttaattatagttattccTTATacagaaattaagtatggtttataattttaaattatttttaaaacattttattaataatactactactactactaataatattaataattaataataatataataatatattgctttaaatatgtaagaatccttaAACTGgtaaaaagaatacctaagaaaattTAGGATTTAGAATACTGGAAAGTTGTATtaactttccttgttctcgggattttgattacttttccagtttgattaaaaaccgaaacaaacacaggaatttaaaatttaaggaatcagattact
This DNA window, taken from Salvia splendens isolate huo1 chromosome 18, SspV2, whole genome shotgun sequence, encodes the following:
- the LOC121777413 gene encoding serine/threonine-protein kinase RIO1-like; protein product: MEFRVRPKNEEILGGGEMLRKEEEHEIAKEDSEASCEFSTVNEEGEEKKTKWDDAEREEEWEGEEDDDEFYLSSDSEIAEALDFLDSREDADGGLLDGSFTPLHTRRPNAHGGLHSRPNSSSLQPISNKSQKVANHIRASPLEEWEGRFDVGMSNSVTTAIRGSVRDMAIGKTKTTEKADRATVEQAIDPRTRMVLFKMLNKGIFNDINGCISTGKEANVYHATKSDGQELAIKVYKTSVLVFKDRDRYVQGDYRFRHGYCKHNPRKMVKTWAEKEMRNLMRLKAAGIRCPVPILLRLHVLVMEFIGKAGWAAPRLKDADLSDDKLRECYVEMIMSMRTLYQKCKLVHGDLSEYNILYYEGHLYIIDVSQSVDLDHPHALDFLREDCIHVSDFFKKHGVAVMTIRELFDFIVDPTIDDDSIDSYLEVVQKKILARGDEISAEEEIADLVFVQTYIPKTLDDVKHVEEDVQRIISGKDTGEMYYQTITGLKSALSLNDSSQVGSGQQHCNGKLEAEGLVGGESETETEESEGDSDSEDGSFSDGDKQTPAERKSARKENKKKVKEEKRESLKNKVPKAVKKKKKKLAKAKKTR